In Candidatus Contubernalis alkalaceticus, the genomic window ATTCCTTCTCCCTTACAAGCAATTACCGGTTTACCGTGAGCCATAGCTTCCAAATATACAACCCCAAAGCCTTCCTCCCAGCTGGGCAGAACAAAAAGATAACAGTTAGACATATATTCCATTACCTTCTGATAGGGGACTCTTCCGGTAAATTCAACATTTTTTAATATTCCCAGCTTTTTTGCTATATTATATAGCCTTTGTTTTTCAGGGCCGTCCCCCAGGACTACGTAAAACAAATCGGGAAATTCATGAATCAGCTGACTAACCGCTAAAAGGTTTAAGTCAATACCTTTGGGACGGTATAAATTACTTGCACTCAACATTACTTTCTTATTCTTATATTTATTCGCAGCAGGTTTATTATTTTTTAAGATTTGGTCCTTATTAAAACCATTTGGAATGACCAGGCACCGGTCAATCACTTCCGGAAAATATTTGTATGTTAGATTCTTAAGCTTGTTACTGACTAAAACTATGGAATCCGCATAATTTAAACAGCGGGAGATTTCATTATAAGATCCTTTTCCCATATGTATGCTTTTCTGCAAATCATCCCCATGAATAGTAACCACACAGGGTACATTATAGTAGGAGGCCAGCCTTACCCCGGCAGCGCCGGCGGGCAGTGCCGCATGAGCATGAATCAATTCAAACTTAAAATCCTGGTGAATTTTCTCCAGGCAGCTCTTAATCCCAAAATAAGCCCTTATCCCGGAGGAAGCTTTCCAAAAAGATTTTGGAAAATCCATATACCTGGGGTAGAACACCTCCACCCCTTGAAAGACCCCGCTTGGGGGGACCTCTGAATAGTTGCTCCACTTTTGACTGATTCTGTTTAAAGGAAAGGGAGCCCAGGGAGTAGGGGAGATTACCTTAATGTTACAACCGGATTGGATTAAAGCTTTCACCTGCTCATGAACAAAAATACCATACGTTTCATTATATTTTGTAGGATAACACCGGGCTATTACTATGATGTTCAATTTTTTTACCCTTTCTTATACGTAATGCATTTAATAGCGTTATAACAAAACCCATAAAGGTCCATTTAAACCCCAGCACCATAACCGAACTGGGACTGAGGCTGGCTGCAAAAAAGCCCACCAGGCCCAGCAGTGCTGCTTCACAAAACATTCTCTCCTGCGTATTAATCTCTGATTTTAGATAATAAATTATACTTTTAATCATTTTTACGTAGAGATACAGATATCCTGTAATAATAAACAAACCATAATTTGTTAATATCTCCATCCACCAGTTATGAACATTTAAAATGCCCCCGGTGTCATACATCTGCCTGCCGGCCATATAATACTCGGCATTTCCAGCTCCCACCCCAAAGCCGCCGCTGGATAATAGAAAATAAATACAGTTTTTAGCTAAATTTATCCTGGTTGATGCTGATGTTCCTGCCACAGACAGCTCATATAAAATATGCTCCAGGTGTGTGTATGCCTGGTTAAATATAACCGCCTTGTCGGGCATTACCGCAAAAAAGCCCAGCCCCAGTACGACTGCCAAGAATAATACATACATTTTCTTTGTTGATTTAAGAAACATAAAAATAATAGAAATTTGTAACAATACCGCAATATAGTTTGCCCGGGAATTGGTTTTAAGTAGAATTAAAAATAAAAAAATCAGCACTACTAATCCTGATACCTTGGCAAATCTGCCCTGCTTATACCTTGTAAAAGGGATCAGAAATGCTGCACCGAATGTTAAAAATGTTGCAAAGTCATTAGGGTTTTTGAAGACTGCCGTGGGCACATACAAGAACTTTTCCCTGGTGGTCTGGTAATAAGCGGAAAAGGCCAGGTGATTTCCCGTAGTTATTTCCCAAAAG contains:
- a CDS encoding glycosyltransferase → MNIIVIARCYPTKYNETYGIFVHEQVKALIQSGCNIKVISPTPWAPFPLNRISQKWSNYSEVPPSGVFQGVEVFYPRYMDFPKSFWKASSGIRAYFGIKSCLEKIHQDFKFELIHAHAALPAGAAGVRLASYYNVPCVVTIHGDDLQKSIHMGKGSYNEISRCLNYADSIVLVSNKLKNLTYKYFPEVIDRCLVIPNGFNKDQILKNNKPAANKYKNKKVMLSASNLYRPKGIDLNLLAVSQLIHEFPDLFYVVLGDGPEKQRLYNIAKKLGILKNVEFTGRVPYQKVMEYMSNCYLFVLPSWEEGFGVVYLEAMAHGKPVIACKGEGIDGVVVHQENGILVKPNDLSTLVEGIKYLLSHPDEAVKMGNLARKLVHSEYTWSLNALRNIEVYNNILKN
- a CDS encoding O-antigen ligase family protein, whose product is MKLLKLTLPQIILFLVIFFSFFGPSIYVYALGSFSLFPYRIVLFVLIFYMLLNLLYNQGAISLKNIQVKEYLVFFLIWFLYAVFSVTWAASFQHAARDIFLLFTGVSLILFMVYFLSDLESLQGVYWLWLTVACITLLTAFWEITTGNHLAFSAYYQTTREKFLYVPTAVFKNPNDFATFLTFGAAFLIPFTRYKQGRFAKVSGLVVLIFLFLILLKTNSRANYIAVLLQISIIFMFLKSTKKMYVLFLAVVLGLGFFAVMPDKAVIFNQAYTHLEHILYELSVAGTSASTRINLAKNCIYFLLSSGGFGVGAGNAEYYMAGRQMYDTGGILNVHNWWMEILTNYGLFIITGYLYLYVKMIKSIIYYLKSEINTQERMFCEAALLGLVGFFAASLSPSSVMVLGFKWTFMGFVITLLNALRIRKGKKIEHHSNSPVLSYKI